Within the Burkholderia sp. NRF60-BP8 genome, the region ACGACGTTCCAGCGCAGTTGCCGGGGCGATTGCGCATCGCGCAGGTAGCTCGCGATGTCGTTGTCGATGCCGTACAGAAAATCGCCGAGCAGGTTCAGCTCGCGCAGCGCGGGGCTGCCCCAATGTGCGCTCGAAATCGGTCGGTCGCTGCCCATGTCGATCATCGACGCGAACAGGCTCGACCCGGCCGTGTTGCCGCGGATCACCAGGAAATCCTGCAACGTGGGCATGGTTCCCTTGACGCGGTAGCCGAGTTCGCACCCGTTGCCGTGCAGCCAGCGCAGGATACCCATGTCGAATCGGTAGAGCTGCTCGCCAGTGGCGACCTTGTGCAGCCGAAGCAGGATGTCCTGCAACGCGACCCAATACGGTTCCTGAACGTCGAGGGGCTGCTGCGGCGCATCGGCGATTTTTTGGAAGCGGGCGAGATTGGCCGTCGTTTGCGAGAAATCGCCCCGGCTGGCCGGGCCTTCGAACCCGGACTCGTCGAACTGCAGGATCCATGTGCACAGATGGCCGGCGGGTTCCAGCGTCTCGAACGGCATGCGCGGATAGCAGAGGGATGTCAGCAAGCCCGTTTGCGCCGCATGGAACAAGGTCCACTCGCGCTCCGTCCGTACCAACCCGAATTTCTGAACCCAGGCTTCGATGCTCGCGTCGAGTTGCGCACGCATGGGATTGACGTCCTGAAGCAGCGGGCAATAGCGCTCGGGAATCACCAGGGTGTCCGGCACTGGGGTGAGCTGGCGCGGATCATTCATGGGCGGCACTCCGAGATGTCATGCGGGCAGGTTCAATGCGCGGGACGCCGGGCCTGTTCGTCGTCACGCTGTCGACCGTCTCCATTTCCGGCGGATAAAACTGCGCCGCCCATTTCCGATATTCGAGGACGGAGCGATCCATGGGCGTGGTGGCAGGGTGGGGCCGATGAGTCTTGTAGTCCCAGATGCGCTTGTCGCGCATGTTCTGCATGTGAAACCACGGTTCATAGAGTCTGACGACGAGGGTGTTGAGCAGCAGGCGAAGCAGGCGTGGGAGGGCATCGAATGCAGCGATGCGGGCGACATGACTCCATCTGAGCGTCCATTTGGCCGGCCCGATCTGGGTGAAAGCGCCAAGCGTCCGGATTTCCAGTCCGATGCCGGGAAATTCGAGTTCACCGATCAGATAGCCAATGCCATACCAACTGGCGCGGAAGTTGAACGGCCACCGGTTCTCGTACATCGTCTTCGTGTAGGCAACCATAATGGGGCCATCGATCGTCACCTCCGGCATGACGGGCGCGCGGAAGTGAT harbors:
- a CDS encoding Rieske 2Fe-2S domain-containing protein, encoding MNCPAIPIQHRCVTVEKRSVQPYPRGWFAVCYSHDVKSGAVRTFPLADGEIVLYRTRSGVLNAINSYCPHFGAHLGHGGKVKGENLVCPFHGYAFGPDGACLRPKNEPPSPGLRLSRWYLRETGGMAWVWYDFDGNPPMWDIPAFDSMEFSRTVYRCTVIAGHMQDSAENGADMGHMAHVHHFRAPVMPEVTIDGPIMVAYTKTMYENRWPFNFRASWYGIGYLIGELEFPGIGLEIRTLGAFTQIGPAKWTLRWSHVARIAAFDALPRLLRLLLNTLVVRLYEPWFHMQNMRDKRIWDYKTHRPHPATTPMDRSVLEYRKWAAQFYPPEMETVDSVTTNRPGVPRIEPARMTSRSAAHE
- a CDS encoding terpene synthase family protein, giving the protein MNDPRQLTPVPDTLVIPERYCPLLQDVNPMRAQLDASIEAWVQKFGLVRTEREWTLFHAAQTGLLTSLCYPRMPFETLEPAGHLCTWILQFDESGFEGPASRGDFSQTTANLARFQKIADAPQQPLDVQEPYWVALQDILLRLHKVATGEQLYRFDMGILRWLHGNGCELGYRVKGTMPTLQDFLVIRGNTAGSSLFASMIDMGSDRPISSAHWGSPALRELNLLGDFLYGIDNDIASYLRDAQSPRQLRWNVVDVLAHEYGISAEHAIQRACDMHREKMQQTADLCSSLRQHPDTGVREFATDFEYMMSGPWKWYQMINRYRVVDEF